One genomic window of Pseudomonas chlororaphis subsp. piscium includes the following:
- a CDS encoding T6SS immunity protein Tli4 family protein, which produces MSELTQNMHTYCVGRMLIDLPAGTTWKPQVSGAQLGNMTLSVTTGVSRPQYEELVDKRWQEVQAFKADNNGKAYLRPSERITTADGGAVFAYEFEHVEGLAEDDETVIQQLFHQAEGYLWRDGTLFKITPSLNSKDAIQKLFPRLHARATDEIPSRPGLCLSGAFVDGAYDLARGEQEDISWAFELPRNLGVVVRQAMVWKPGQSVLERRREADNENAGLIARMLAEPGVVAGRHEYRAAKRIVGDLAGEEYVMGGTEGDSPQEFKTNIGGEWDFVGRGAPAPLPSINIAMDTTYLTSRKPSSLGSFPDSEDVAGGPTEAEFFEVWDAIIDSLRFRPGALTPPPAGGKPLNGPAGPGPVTSIHSGKPGTDDYALEEFLAGLSSPQNWMDKL; this is translated from the coding sequence ATGAGTGAACTGACTCAAAATATGCATACGTACTGCGTCGGACGGATGCTGATCGATTTACCAGCAGGAACTACCTGGAAGCCTCAAGTCAGTGGTGCGCAGCTAGGCAACATGACACTTTCCGTGACCACGGGGGTCAGCCGGCCGCAGTATGAGGAGTTAGTAGATAAACGTTGGCAAGAAGTGCAGGCGTTCAAGGCCGATAACAATGGTAAGGCCTATCTGCGACCATCTGAGCGTATCACCACCGCTGATGGCGGAGCGGTTTTTGCCTATGAGTTTGAACATGTAGAGGGGCTGGCTGAGGATGATGAGACTGTTATTCAACAGCTCTTTCATCAGGCCGAAGGTTATCTGTGGCGCGATGGTACGCTGTTTAAAATCACTCCATCACTCAACAGTAAAGACGCCATTCAGAAACTGTTTCCTCGACTGCATGCCCGTGCAACAGACGAAATACCCAGTCGCCCGGGCTTATGTCTGAGCGGGGCTTTTGTTGATGGGGCCTACGATCTTGCTCGCGGCGAACAGGAAGACATCAGTTGGGCGTTTGAGCTGCCTCGTAATCTTGGTGTGGTAGTCAGGCAGGCGATGGTATGGAAGCCAGGACAGTCCGTACTTGAACGACGCCGTGAGGCAGACAATGAAAATGCGGGGTTGATTGCTCGTATGTTGGCCGAGCCAGGAGTTGTCGCTGGACGTCATGAATATCGAGCGGCGAAACGTATCGTTGGAGATCTGGCCGGAGAGGAATACGTCATGGGCGGTACTGAAGGAGACAGTCCGCAAGAGTTCAAGACCAACATCGGTGGTGAATGGGACTTTGTTGGACGAGGGGCTCCGGCACCATTGCCCAGCATTAATATCGCTATGGACACTACCTATCTGACGTCACGAAAACCGTCATCGCTAGGTAGCTTTCCTGACTCAGAGGATGTGGCCGGCGGTCCAACCGAAGCTGAGTTTTTCGAGGTCTGGGACGCCATAATCGATAGCCTTCGCTTCCGCCCTGGAGCCCTGACACCACCGCCGGCAGGTGGGAAGCCCCTCAACGGTCCTGCCGGACCCGGTCCGGTGACGTCCATCCATAGCGGTAAGCCGGGAACAGATGATTACGCTCTAGAGGAGTTTCTGGCTGGGCTCTCATCGCCTCAGAACTGGATGGATAAATTGTAG
- a CDS encoding esterase/lipase family protein, with protein MSEPTRPVPTQIGPDGNVTARVTMSPTANNVRAEVHAPPDHAIPVIFVPGIMGSPLLATGANARIMGNDNRWAWFPDDIKGWMVGVTKWKSYTSLSPIERKQLLDPQLTRALSNPQDADLKTVRKFVSMIPPEEARNRGWGSVSLDSYGSILDFLEVHLRYILTSEGKPFPGIVADTVSTWGELKGYSPLKVEGLKVAAEFRYPVYAVGYNWLNSNSQAADYLASRIQAVLERCRNELGVKCQHGVILVTHSMGGLVARMCAKRNPNLIQGVVHGVQPAIGAATAYRRVRAGWEDIAGAVGLGGTGQKIMPVFANAAGPLELLPNQRYGTGWLRVTCNGRELFQLPAGPDPYTQIYLKKKAWWRLMDAAWINPIGNLSPATLVSAWSNYEKMLGQAKSFHSALGNYYHPNSFVHYGADSNHQAFNRVTWKLSPGVIPSHKPGLPATPAPTPSREHAIALRLRSENHEGRVWMINDLSEQQMINQYGVGIIHNTLGDGYSADIQEQDQAGDGTVPAHAAEDAAEQAVFAARMTGYDHQGSYKNRNVQNLTLYSILRIGATAKKLSA; from the coding sequence ATGAGTGAGCCAACAAGGCCAGTGCCTACCCAGATTGGGCCAGATGGAAACGTGACTGCTCGTGTGACTATGAGCCCTACAGCTAACAATGTTCGTGCTGAGGTCCACGCTCCTCCAGATCATGCCATCCCGGTCATTTTTGTACCCGGCATCATGGGCAGCCCTTTGCTGGCGACGGGAGCTAACGCTCGCATCATGGGCAACGACAATCGATGGGCGTGGTTTCCCGACGATATCAAGGGCTGGATGGTTGGGGTCACGAAATGGAAAAGCTATACCAGTTTGTCGCCAATAGAGCGTAAACAACTGCTTGACCCACAGCTAACTCGTGCACTGTCAAATCCTCAGGATGCTGACCTCAAAACGGTGCGGAAATTCGTCAGCATGATTCCACCAGAAGAGGCAAGAAATCGCGGCTGGGGGTCAGTATCGTTGGACTCCTATGGAAGTATCCTCGACTTTCTTGAGGTCCATCTACGCTACATTCTGACCTCTGAGGGCAAGCCATTCCCGGGTATCGTTGCAGATACAGTTTCGACTTGGGGGGAACTCAAGGGCTACAGCCCACTAAAAGTGGAAGGGCTGAAGGTCGCGGCAGAGTTTCGTTACCCTGTGTATGCGGTAGGTTACAACTGGCTCAACTCCAACTCCCAGGCAGCTGATTATCTTGCTAGTCGAATTCAGGCCGTTCTGGAACGATGCCGAAACGAGCTGGGTGTTAAGTGTCAGCATGGTGTGATTCTGGTCACTCACTCCATGGGTGGGCTGGTGGCGCGCATGTGTGCCAAACGTAACCCCAACTTGATCCAAGGAGTGGTACATGGTGTCCAACCGGCCATTGGAGCAGCGACGGCCTACCGTCGGGTTCGTGCCGGATGGGAAGATATTGCCGGTGCTGTTGGGCTTGGCGGTACAGGCCAAAAGATCATGCCTGTTTTTGCCAATGCTGCGGGGCCTCTAGAGTTGCTGCCTAACCAACGTTATGGCACAGGATGGTTACGTGTCACCTGTAACGGCAGAGAGTTATTTCAATTACCGGCAGGACCAGATCCATACACACAGATTTACTTGAAGAAGAAAGCATGGTGGAGGCTGATGGATGCCGCCTGGATAAATCCTATCGGAAACTTATCACCCGCTACTCTGGTTAGTGCATGGAGTAACTATGAAAAGATGCTTGGTCAGGCAAAATCTTTTCACTCTGCGCTAGGAAACTATTATCACCCTAATAGCTTTGTACATTACGGAGCAGACAGCAACCACCAGGCATTCAACCGAGTTACTTGGAAGCTTAGTCCCGGTGTGATCCCCTCTCATAAGCCGGGTTTGCCCGCTACACCTGCTCCGACACCCTCACGCGAGCATGCCATTGCCTTACGCTTGAGGAGTGAAAATCATGAGGGACGAGTTTGGATGATCAACGATCTCAGCGAGCAGCAGATGATTAATCAATATGGTGTCGGAATCATTCATAACACACTTGGAGATGGTTACTCCGCGGATATTCAGGAGCAAGATCAGGCGGGGGACGGTACTGTTCCGGCACACGCTGCTGAAGATGCTGCTGAACAAGCCGTATTTGCTGCCCGCATGACTGGTTATGATCACCAAGGCTCTTATAAGAATCGTAACGTACAGAATCTAACTCTGTATTCGATTCTAAGAATAGGTGCTACTGCCAAGAAGTTGTCAGCATGA